A genomic stretch from Limnobacter thiooxidans includes:
- a CDS encoding AAA family ATPase, whose translation MRFEGSNTYVATEDLKLAVNAAITLQRPLLIKGEPGTGKTLLAEEVAASLGLELMQWHIKSTTKAQQGLYEYDAVSRLRDSQLGEERVKDIKNYIVKGVLWQAFESEKPVVLLIDEIDKADIEFPNDLLREIDRMEFYCYETKQLIKATHRPIVIITSNNEKELPDAFLRRCFFHYIQFPDKATMESIVAVHFKNLKKELLDAAMASFFGIRALPGLKKKPTTSELIDWLRLLLAEDIPASALQAKDGKDAIPPMHGALLKNEQDIELFNRLVFMARQGR comes from the coding sequence ATGCGTTTTGAAGGTAGTAATACTTACGTCGCCACAGAAGACCTCAAACTGGCGGTGAACGCCGCCATCACCCTGCAGCGCCCCTTGTTGATCAAAGGCGAACCCGGCACGGGCAAAACCCTGTTGGCGGAAGAAGTGGCTGCATCGCTGGGTCTGGAGCTGATGCAATGGCACATCAAATCAACGACCAAAGCCCAGCAAGGCTTGTACGAATACGACGCGGTCAGCCGCCTGCGCGATTCCCAACTGGGTGAAGAACGCGTCAAGGACATCAAGAACTACATCGTCAAAGGCGTGTTGTGGCAGGCGTTCGAAAGCGAAAAGCCGGTGGTGCTGTTGATTGATGAAATCGACAAAGCCGACATCGAGTTTCCCAATGATTTGTTGCGCGAAATCGACCGCATGGAATTCTATTGCTATGAAACCAAGCAATTGATCAAGGCGACCCACCGCCCCATCGTCATCATCACGTCGAACAACGAAAAAGAGCTGCCCGACGCTTTCCTGCGCCGCTGCTTTTTCCACTACATTCAGTTTCCAGACAAAGCCACCATGGAAAGCATTGTGGCGGTGCATTTCAAGAACCTCAAAAAGGAATTGCTGGACGCTGCCATGGCCAGTTTCTTCGGCATTCGTGCCCTGCCCGGCCTGAAGAAAAAGCCAACCACATCGGAGTTAATAGACTGGCTTCGATTGCTGTTGGCTGAGGACATACCTGCCAGCGCACTTCAAGCCAAGGACGGCAAGGACGCCATTCCACCCATGCACGGTGCCCTGCTCAAGAACGAGCAAGACATTGAACTGTTCAACCGCTTGGTTTTCATGGCCCGTCAGGGTCGATAA
- a CDS encoding vWA domain-containing protein has product MLLDFFFQLRDAKIPVSVREYLTLLEGMKAQFMTPSLDNFYHLSRLTLVKDERFFDRFDQVFGNYFKGLEKNMDLFAQLPKDWLEKRFNREFTPEEMAAIEAMGGLDKLMERLKELLKEQKERHEGGSKWIGSGGTSPFGNNGFNPEGVRIGQDESRNRRAVKVWDQRLYQDYDDELEIGTRNIKIALRRLRRFAREGAQDELDLDNTIESTARNAGWLDLKMRPERHNSVKVLMLLDVGGSMDDHIRRTEELFSAAKSEFKHLEFYYFHNCVYDFLWKKNHRRHSERFQTTDILRTYNSDYRLIFVGDATMSPYEILQPGGSVEYNNKEAGAVWLRRFLDRFPKAVWLNPEPEGLWQYRQSVEIIQKIMESRMHPLTVGGLETAMRYLSK; this is encoded by the coding sequence GTGCTACTGGATTTTTTCTTCCAACTTCGCGATGCCAAAATTCCCGTCAGCGTGCGGGAATACCTCACCCTGCTTGAGGGCATGAAAGCGCAATTCATGACGCCAAGCCTGGACAATTTCTACCATTTGTCACGGCTTACCCTGGTCAAAGACGAACGGTTTTTCGACCGCTTTGACCAAGTGTTCGGCAATTATTTCAAGGGCTTGGAAAAGAACATGGACTTGTTCGCCCAGTTACCCAAAGACTGGCTGGAGAAACGCTTTAACCGCGAATTCACCCCGGAAGAAATGGCGGCCATTGAAGCCATGGGTGGGCTGGACAAACTGATGGAGCGCCTCAAGGAACTGCTGAAGGAACAGAAGGAACGCCATGAAGGCGGCAGCAAGTGGATTGGCTCGGGTGGTACCTCACCATTTGGCAACAACGGCTTCAACCCCGAAGGTGTGCGAATCGGCCAGGATGAAAGCCGCAATCGCCGCGCAGTGAAGGTGTGGGACCAACGCCTGTACCAGGACTACGACGATGAACTGGAAATCGGTACGCGCAACATCAAGATTGCCTTACGCCGCTTGCGTCGTTTTGCCCGCGAAGGCGCCCAAGATGAACTGGACCTGGACAACACCATTGAATCCACAGCGCGCAACGCCGGCTGGCTGGACCTTAAAATGCGCCCTGAGCGCCACAACTCGGTCAAGGTGCTGATGCTGCTGGACGTGGGCGGTTCAATGGATGACCACATCCGCCGCACGGAAGAACTGTTTTCTGCCGCAAAAAGCGAATTCAAGCATCTCGAGTTTTACTACTTTCACAACTGCGTTTACGACTTCCTTTGGAAAAAGAACCACCGCCGACACAGCGAGCGCTTCCAGACCACAGACATTCTGCGCACTTACAACAGCGACTACCGCCTGATTTTTGTGGGCGATGCCACCATGAGCCCCTATGAAATTCTTCAGCCTGGTGGCTCGGTGGAGTACAACAACAAGGAAGCTGGCGCGGTGTGGCTGCGTCGCTTTCTGGATCGCTTCCCCAAGGCGGTCTGGTTGAACCCGGAACCCGAAGGACTTTGGCAATATCGGCAAAGCGTGGAAATCATCCAAAAAATCATGGAAAGCCGGATGCACCCCCTTACGGTCGGCGGTCTTGAAACAGCAATGCGATATCTTAGTAAATAA
- a CDS encoding glycine zipper 2TM domain-containing protein, with the protein METKRTHPLIITAAVAVILASGIAIASMTGLLPNSQANMSDQEIAQMEEQARIEEEAKAEKEAKEEAKAKQEAAAKKAASKPVAAKPAPVQTAATCNTCGRVVEVRQRTIQGEGSGLGAVAGGVVGGLLGSQIGGGNGQKVATAAGVVGGAVLGNKIEKDRKASTQYDVVVQFDDGGSDVFSFSSLPNWQSGDRVKVVNGQITSNL; encoded by the coding sequence ATGGAAACCAAACGTACACATCCCCTGATTATTACAGCCGCAGTTGCCGTTATTTTGGCCAGTGGCATTGCCATTGCGTCCATGACCGGCCTTTTGCCAAACAGCCAAGCCAATATGAGTGACCAGGAAATCGCTCAAATGGAAGAGCAGGCACGAATTGAGGAAGAGGCCAAGGCTGAAAAAGAGGCCAAAGAAGAAGCCAAGGCAAAGCAGGAAGCTGCTGCGAAAAAGGCAGCCTCCAAACCGGTTGCTGCCAAACCTGCCCCTGTACAAACCGCAGCCACCTGTAATACCTGTGGCCGGGTCGTTGAAGTTCGCCAGCGAACCATTCAAGGCGAGGGTTCTGGCCTGGGTGCAGTGGCTGGGGGTGTTGTCGGCGGCCTGTTGGGCAGCCAGATCGGTGGCGGCAATGGCCAGAAGGTGGCTACGGCTGCGGGTGTTGTAGGCGGCGCGGTACTTGGCAACAAGATTGAGAAAGACCGAAAAGCCAGCACCCAATATGACGTGGTGGTGCAGTTCGATGACGGTGGCTCAGACGTATTCAGCTTCAGCAGCTTGCCCAACTGGCAATCTGGCGACCGTGTCAAAGTTGTAAACGGTCAGATCACCTCCAACCTGTAA
- the htpG gene encoding molecular chaperone HtpG: MGAMKETMGFQTEVKQLLHLMIHSLYSNKEIFLRELVSNASDACDKLRFEAINNAGLFESDSELKIRVSFDKEARTITIEDNGIGLSREDAIEHLGTIAKSGTKEFFGKLSGDQQKDAALIGQFGVGFYSAFIVADKVTVRSRKAGLPAAQGMEWESKGDGEFSVEALEKADRGTQIILHLKADEEELLSGWKLKSILTKYSDHISLPIQMLKEEWDEEAGGMKATGEWENVNKANALWARAKSDITPEQYNEFYKTISFDFADPLAYTHNRVEGGRSEYTSLLYVPAKAPYDLWDRNQQKGIKLYVKRVFIMDDAEQLMPPYMRFVKGVIDSADLPLNVSREILQESRDVKAIREGSVKKVLGLLEDMAANEAEKYASFWAEFGQVLKEGMGDDPANKERIAKLLRFASTQSEGEAQTVSLADYVARMKEGQEKIYYVTADTYAAAKYSPHLEVFKKKGVEVLLLSDRVDEWMLSYLQDFEGKELQSCAKGGLDLGALEDENDKETKKKVEDEFKDVLKKVEDLLKDRIKEARVTLRLTDSPACIVADEMGMSEHLKRMLKQAGQNAPESKPILELNPEHPFIQRLKIETSHFDEWVNVLFDQAVLAEGGQLDDPAGFVRRLNMLLLTVKA, translated from the coding sequence ATGGGTGCAATGAAGGAAACGATGGGTTTTCAAACAGAGGTGAAGCAACTTCTGCATTTGATGATTCATTCCCTGTATTCCAACAAGGAAATTTTTCTTCGCGAGCTTGTGTCCAACGCATCAGACGCTTGCGACAAACTGCGCTTTGAGGCCATCAACAACGCAGGCCTGTTTGAAAGCGACAGTGAACTCAAAATCCGTGTGAGCTTCGACAAGGAAGCCCGCACCATAACCATTGAAGACAACGGCATTGGATTGAGCCGCGAAGACGCGATTGAGCACCTGGGCACCATTGCCAAATCGGGTACCAAAGAATTTTTCGGCAAGCTCAGTGGCGACCAGCAAAAGGACGCGGCACTGATCGGCCAGTTCGGCGTGGGTTTCTACTCCGCCTTTATTGTGGCTGACAAGGTGACTGTGCGCTCACGCAAGGCCGGTTTGCCAGCAGCGCAAGGTATGGAATGGGAATCGAAAGGCGACGGCGAGTTCAGTGTGGAAGCACTGGAAAAAGCGGACCGAGGCACCCAGATTATTCTGCACCTGAAAGCCGATGAAGAGGAATTGCTGTCGGGCTGGAAGCTGAAATCCATCCTGACCAAGTACTCCGACCACATTTCCCTGCCCATTCAGATGTTGAAAGAAGAATGGGATGAAGAGGCCGGTGGCATGAAGGCTACAGGTGAATGGGAAAATGTGAACAAGGCCAATGCGCTGTGGGCCCGCGCGAAAAGCGATATCACACCCGAGCAATACAACGAATTTTACAAAACCATCAGCTTTGATTTTGCCGACCCGCTCGCCTACACCCACAACCGTGTGGAAGGCGGTCGTTCAGAATACACCTCTCTGCTGTATGTGCCCGCAAAGGCCCCGTATGACCTTTGGGATCGGAACCAGCAGAAAGGCATCAAGCTGTACGTGAAGCGTGTTTTCATCATGGACGATGCTGAGCAGCTCATGCCCCCTTATATGCGCTTTGTTAAAGGCGTCATTGATTCTGCCGATTTGCCCCTGAACGTGTCGCGTGAAATTTTGCAGGAAAGCCGCGATGTCAAGGCGATTCGCGAAGGTTCAGTGAAGAAGGTATTGGGCTTGCTGGAAGACATGGCTGCCAATGAGGCTGAAAAATATGCTTCCTTCTGGGCAGAGTTTGGCCAGGTTCTGAAAGAGGGTATGGGTGATGACCCGGCCAACAAGGAACGCATCGCCAAATTGTTGCGTTTTGCAAGTACTCAAAGCGAAGGCGAAGCTCAAACCGTGTCGCTGGCCGATTATGTTGCGCGCATGAAAGAAGGGCAGGAAAAGATCTACTACGTCACGGCCGACACTTATGCTGCTGCCAAGTACAGCCCGCACCTGGAAGTGTTCAAAAAGAAGGGTGTGGAAGTGCTGTTGTTGAGCGACCGTGTCGATGAGTGGATGTTGTCCTACCTACAGGACTTCGAAGGCAAGGAATTGCAAAGCTGTGCGAAGGGCGGGTTGGATTTGGGGGCCTTGGAAGATGAAAACGACAAGGAAACCAAGAAGAAGGTTGAAGACGAGTTCAAGGATGTGTTGAAAAAGGTTGAAGACCTGCTCAAGGATCGCATTAAAGAAGCCCGTGTCACGCTGCGACTGACGGACAGTCCTGCTTGTATCGTGGCCGATGAAATGGGCATGAGCGAGCATCTGAAGCGCATGTTGAAGCAGGCTGGGCAGAATGCACCTGAAAGCAAGCCAATCCTGGAGCTGAACCCGGAACACCCTTTCATTCAGCGCCTGAAAATCGAAACCAGCCATTTCGACGAGTGGGTGAACGTGTTGTTTGATCAGGCTGTTCTGGCGGAAGGAGGCCAACTGGATGATCCAGCCGGCTTCGTGCGTCGATTGAACATGCTGTTGCTGACAGTCAAGGCTTGA
- a CDS encoding HD-GYP domain-containing protein gives MVMHRLLAQQIRQDEPLPWNIYDISSNLLLRKGFILDKHIHLPDLIERGMYVELSSIKVSLDNEGRNKHQFDPWRLWEDIQVRLGQVLKKPATDGKFSEQVQELADLVRLLSERSADVALAAIMLMEQGRYPVTHSLHCAVVAELVAKRLEWSTQERQSLCCAALTMNIAMLDLQHTLCNQATPLTPEQQQAVKSHPEQGFRILHTLGVRDSAWLQTVMEHHEQLDGKGYPRGLDTPSPSALLLRTVDIFCAKVSPRAHRKPMLASEASRLMFTVEGRHENNPFPACLIKQVGIYPPGSFVKLGNGETGVVFKRGENANTPIVYSLINETGHGIATPIKRDTSQSPFQVLAVIPRCNMMLKFDPRVIWKTASQ, from the coding sequence ATGGTCATGCACCGACTGCTTGCCCAACAAATACGGCAGGATGAGCCCTTGCCCTGGAACATCTATGACATTTCGTCGAACTTGCTGTTGCGCAAAGGGTTTATCCTGGACAAGCACATTCACCTGCCCGATTTGATTGAACGCGGCATGTACGTGGAGCTGAGCAGCATCAAGGTCAGCCTGGACAACGAGGGACGCAACAAACACCAGTTTGATCCGTGGCGCCTTTGGGAAGATATTCAGGTCAGGTTGGGCCAAGTGCTGAAAAAGCCTGCCACCGATGGAAAATTCTCAGAACAGGTTCAGGAACTGGCCGACCTTGTGCGTTTGCTGAGTGAGCGCAGCGCCGATGTGGCCTTGGCTGCAATCATGTTGATGGAGCAAGGTCGCTACCCTGTCACTCACAGTCTGCATTGCGCGGTGGTTGCAGAACTGGTGGCCAAACGCCTGGAATGGAGTACCCAGGAACGCCAAAGCCTGTGTTGTGCTGCATTGACCATGAACATCGCCATGCTTGATCTTCAACACACATTGTGTAACCAGGCCACACCATTGACACCGGAACAACAACAGGCCGTCAAGAGTCATCCCGAGCAGGGCTTTCGGATATTGCACACACTGGGCGTACGCGATTCCGCATGGCTTCAAACAGTGATGGAGCATCACGAGCAACTCGATGGCAAGGGTTACCCGAGGGGTTTGGATACGCCCTCACCGAGCGCCTTGCTGTTAAGAACAGTGGATATATTCTGCGCAAAAGTGAGTCCCCGGGCTCACCGAAAACCCATGCTGGCCAGCGAAGCATCTCGACTCATGTTCACTGTTGAAGGTCGCCATGAAAATAACCCGTTCCCGGCCTGTCTGATCAAGCAGGTAGGAATTTATCCGCCTGGCAGCTTCGTCAAACTGGGAAATGGTGAAACCGGCGTGGTGTTCAAACGCGGCGAAAATGCCAATACGCCTATTGTTTATAGCCTGATCAATGAAACTGGGCACGGCATTGCAACACCGATCAAACGGGACACAAGCCAGTCCCCCTTTCAGGTACTTGCAGTGATTCCCCGGTGCAACATGATGCTTAAATTCGACCCCAGGGTCATCTGGAAAACTGCTTCCCAATGA
- the parC gene encoding DNA topoisomerase IV subunit A has protein sequence MEQLTLDATPPSGDDSETITLGLYAERAYLDYAISVVKGRALPECADGQKPVQRRILYAMNEMGLGNNAKPVKSARVVGDVLGKYHPHGDQAAYDALVRMAQNFTLRYPLIDGQGNFGSRDGDGAAAMRYTEARLTPIAKLLLDEVDMGTVDFVPNYDGSFQEPKLLPARLPFVLLNGASGIAVGMATDIPPHNIREVAAATIHLIKHPNADLDTVMGYLPAPDFPGGAQIISPASAMKEIYAGGRGSIKVRARWTIEEMARGQWQLVVKELPPNTSTAKVLEEIEELTNPKVKAGKKGLSTEQQNLKAQVLAMLDAVRDESGKENAVRLVFEPKSRNVSVEEFSNLLLSHTSLETNTSINLVSIDNAGRPGQRGLIPMLLDWIEFRKVCVTRRSQHRLAQVNDRIHVLEGRLIAWLNIDEVIKVIRESDEPKPALIEAFRLSDRQAEDILEIRLRQLARLEKIKIEQELAKLAEEKADLEALLADEGKLKTRIIGEIRKDTDTYGDDRRTLIEEAVKASMEVKVVDEPTTVIVSQKFWIRNRQGHGHDAAQFSFKVGDGLYSAFECQTTDNTYLFGAGNALGKVFSVPVSAWPGGRGDGIPAQSLVELNGGSLSHALAAPATQPVLLACSAAYGFLANAGNMESRMKAGKQFISLNPGEVLLPPVLLQPSDDRVAVLAESGRFHVFMLEEIKQLGGGGRGVQLLPLEEKDSLIAAIAFGPADSLVVSGLGRGGKERDEILKPAALLERLGKRGRKGKELDIKFKPSAIKKT, from the coding sequence ATGGAACAACTTACCCTGGACGCCACGCCACCCTCTGGCGACGATTCTGAAACGATCACGCTTGGCCTTTACGCTGAACGAGCCTACCTGGATTACGCCATTTCGGTTGTGAAAGGCAGGGCGCTTCCCGAGTGTGCCGATGGGCAAAAGCCGGTTCAACGCCGGATTTTGTATGCCATGAATGAAATGGGCCTGGGCAACAATGCCAAGCCCGTGAAGTCGGCCCGCGTGGTGGGTGATGTGCTGGGTAAATACCACCCGCATGGCGACCAGGCTGCCTACGATGCACTGGTGCGCATGGCGCAGAATTTCACCTTGCGTTACCCCTTGATTGATGGCCAAGGCAACTTCGGTAGCCGCGATGGCGATGGCGCTGCCGCAATGCGATACACCGAAGCCCGCCTGACACCGATTGCCAAGCTGCTGCTGGACGAAGTGGACATGGGCACAGTGGATTTTGTGCCCAACTACGATGGCAGCTTTCAGGAACCCAAACTGCTGCCCGCACGCTTGCCTTTTGTGCTGCTCAATGGCGCTTCCGGCATTGCAGTGGGCATGGCCACCGACATTCCGCCGCACAACATTCGCGAAGTGGCTGCTGCGACCATCCACTTGATCAAGCACCCGAATGCGGATCTGGACACTGTCATGGGGTATTTGCCTGCCCCTGATTTTCCCGGTGGCGCACAGATTATTTCGCCGGCCAGTGCAATGAAGGAAATCTACGCCGGTGGGCGGGGCTCCATCAAGGTGCGCGCCCGCTGGACCATTGAAGAAATGGCGCGTGGCCAGTGGCAATTGGTGGTGAAGGAGTTGCCACCCAACACCAGCACGGCCAAGGTGCTGGAAGAAATCGAAGAGCTGACCAACCCAAAGGTGAAGGCCGGCAAGAAGGGTCTGTCCACCGAGCAGCAGAACCTGAAGGCGCAGGTCTTGGCCATGCTGGATGCTGTGCGGGATGAATCAGGCAAGGAAAATGCGGTGCGTTTGGTATTCGAGCCGAAAAGCCGCAATGTGTCTGTCGAAGAGTTTTCCAACCTTTTGTTAAGCCACACCAGCCTGGAAACAAACACGTCCATCAACCTGGTGAGCATCGACAACGCAGGCCGCCCCGGCCAGCGCGGTTTGATCCCGATGCTGCTGGACTGGATCGAATTCCGCAAGGTGTGTGTAACCCGCCGCAGCCAGCACCGCCTGGCGCAGGTCAACGACCGCATTCACGTGCTGGAAGGTCGTCTGATTGCCTGGTTGAACATTGATGAAGTGATCAAGGTGATTCGTGAAAGCGATGAGCCCAAGCCTGCCCTGATTGAAGCCTTCCGTTTAAGCGACCGCCAGGCCGAAGACATTCTGGAAATTCGATTGCGTCAGTTGGCCCGTCTTGAAAAAATCAAGATTGAACAGGAACTGGCCAAGCTTGCTGAGGAAAAGGCCGATCTGGAGGCCTTGCTGGCCGATGAAGGCAAGCTGAAAACCCGAATCATCGGCGAAATTCGCAAAGACACCGACACTTATGGCGATGACCGCCGCACCCTGATTGAGGAAGCGGTCAAGGCCAGCATGGAAGTGAAAGTGGTGGATGAGCCCACCACCGTGATTGTTTCCCAGAAATTCTGGATTCGAAACCGTCAGGGCCATGGTCACGACGCAGCGCAATTCAGCTTCAAGGTGGGCGACGGCCTGTATTCCGCCTTTGAATGCCAAACCACCGACAACACTTACCTGTTTGGCGCCGGCAATGCGCTGGGCAAGGTGTTCAGCGTGCCCGTCAGCGCCTGGCCCGGTGGGCGAGGCGATGGCATACCGGCACAAAGCCTCGTGGAGCTCAACGGAGGCTCGCTAAGCCACGCTTTGGCCGCACCTGCCACCCAACCCGTGTTGCTGGCCTGCAGCGCAGCCTATGGCTTTTTGGCCAATGCTGGCAATATGGAAAGCCGCATGAAAGCGGGTAAGCAATTCATCAGCCTGAACCCGGGCGAAGTGTTGCTGCCACCGGTGCTGTTGCAACCTTCGGATGACCGGGTGGCTGTGCTTGCCGAAAGTGGTCGTTTCCATGTGTTCATGCTGGAAGAGATCAAGCAGCTGGGCGGCGGCGGGCGTGGTGTTCAGTTGTTGCCGCTGGAAGAGAAAGATTCCCTAATCGCAGCAATCGCCTTTGGCCCGGCTGACAGTCTCGTGGTTTCCGGCCTTGGTCGTGGTGGCAAAGAAAGGGATGAAATCCTGAAACCGGCGGCTTTGCTCGAACGACTTGGCAAACGTGGCCGCAAAGGCAAGGAGCTGGATATCAAGTTCAAGCCTTCGGCGATTAAGAAAACCTGA
- the rlmB gene encoding 23S rRNA (guanosine(2251)-2'-O)-methyltransferase RlmB produces MAILYGFHAVSARVKQAPASVEEVLVDQHRKDKRMQQFIDKVKASGIKVSTADSDRLEKAAGHKQHQGVVAFAKELAKSNDLFEIIETHGKNTLLLVLDGVTDPHNLGACLRSADAAGVHAVVLPKDKSVGITPVVSKVACGAAETVPVITVTNLARTLEEIQDAGVWCIGTAGEATDTLYDADLKGPIAWVLGAEGDGMRRLTREKCDQLVQIPMIGSVESLNVSVASSVCLFESLRQRQFSK; encoded by the coding sequence TTGGCCATTTTGTATGGTTTTCATGCCGTGTCGGCCCGGGTCAAACAGGCCCCGGCCAGCGTGGAAGAGGTGTTGGTTGACCAACACCGAAAAGACAAACGGATGCAGCAGTTCATCGACAAGGTGAAAGCTTCAGGCATCAAGGTCAGCACGGCCGACTCGGACCGCCTTGAAAAGGCGGCCGGTCACAAGCAGCATCAGGGTGTGGTGGCTTTTGCCAAGGAATTGGCGAAATCCAATGACCTGTTTGAAATCATTGAAACCCATGGCAAGAACACCTTGCTGCTGGTGCTTGATGGTGTTACTGACCCCCACAACCTGGGCGCTTGCCTGCGCAGCGCCGATGCGGCGGGGGTGCATGCAGTGGTACTGCCCAAGGACAAGTCCGTGGGTATTACACCTGTGGTCTCGAAGGTGGCTTGTGGTGCGGCTGAAACCGTGCCGGTGATCACCGTCACCAACCTGGCCCGTACGCTGGAAGAAATTCAGGATGCAGGCGTGTGGTGTATTGGTACTGCGGGTGAAGCCACAGACACGCTGTACGATGCGGATCTGAAAGGTCCCATTGCCTGGGTACTGGGTGCCGAAGGCGATGGCATGCGTCGCCTGACGCGTGAGAAATGCGACCAACTGGTTCAAATTCCGATGATCGGCAGCGTTGAAAGCCTGAACGTGTCGGTGGCCAGTTCGGTGTGCCTGTTTGAATCCCTACGTCAACGTCAATTCTCCAAATAA